The proteins below come from a single Thermopolyspora flexuosa genomic window:
- a CDS encoding phytoene desaturase family protein, producing the protein MTGRGGPVVVVGAGLAGLAAAVRLAAAGREVTVVEAADGPGGCCAVERAGPYRFDVGPSVLTMPEVLAGLFGAAGEELHAWLPLRRLDPAYRLAFPDGTHLDVVPEAEVMAERVRELCGPAEAGRYLAYRRRLGELFALAWPAFIDADTARLRSMLRPWTLLRLAVLGGFRRLDRLAAACLRDDRLVRAHTFQAMYVGLPPHRALGVYAVVAYMDLVGGVYFPERGGMAAIPAALAALAEKKGAAFRYGVRAVRVETGGDGVRGVRLADGSALPARQVVVACDLPAAHASGLLPAAAADWRLRRPRYSPSCLVIHAGLDRPLPGQAHHTIHFGRAWHAAFDALDRGLPQPDPSLLVTHPACDADAAPAGQAVLSVLEPAPNLLRADWSRLRPYLEERLLARLAGLGYPDLSARPRLVLDPPAWRRRGHSAGTPFALDQRFTQTAWFRPASVARRVPGLHLAGMYTAPGIGVPPVLISGRLAAERVLRERR; encoded by the coding sequence GTGACCGGCCGGGGCGGCCCGGTCGTGGTGGTCGGGGCCGGGCTCGCCGGGCTCGCCGCGGCGGTACGGCTCGCCGCGGCCGGGCGGGAGGTCACCGTGGTCGAGGCGGCCGACGGCCCCGGCGGCTGCTGCGCCGTCGAGCGCGCCGGGCCGTACCGGTTCGACGTGGGGCCGTCGGTGCTCACCATGCCCGAGGTGCTCGCCGGCCTGTTCGGCGCGGCGGGCGAGGAGCTGCACGCGTGGCTGCCGCTGCGGCGGCTCGACCCCGCCTACCGGCTCGCCTTCCCCGACGGCACCCACCTCGACGTGGTGCCGGAGGCCGAGGTCATGGCCGAGCGGGTGCGCGAGCTGTGCGGCCCGGCGGAGGCGGGCCGCTATCTCGCCTACCGGCGACGGCTGGGCGAGCTGTTCGCGCTGGCGTGGCCCGCGTTCATCGACGCCGACACCGCGCGGTTGCGGTCGATGCTGCGGCCGTGGACGCTGCTCCGGCTCGCCGTGCTCGGCGGGTTCCGCCGCCTCGACCGGCTCGCCGCCGCGTGCCTGCGCGACGACCGGCTCGTCCGCGCGCACACCTTCCAGGCGATGTACGTCGGCCTGCCGCCGCACCGCGCGCTCGGCGTCTACGCGGTCGTCGCGTACATGGACCTCGTCGGCGGCGTCTACTTCCCCGAGCGCGGCGGCATGGCCGCGATCCCGGCCGCGCTCGCCGCGCTCGCCGAGAAGAAGGGCGCGGCGTTCCGGTACGGCGTGCGGGCCGTGCGCGTGGAGACCGGCGGCGACGGCGTGCGCGGGGTACGACTCGCCGACGGGTCGGCGCTGCCCGCCCGCCAGGTGGTGGTCGCCTGCGACCTGCCCGCCGCGCACGCGAGCGGCCTGCTGCCCGCGGCGGCGGCCGACTGGCGGCTGCGCCGCCCCCGCTACTCCCCCTCCTGCCTGGTGATCCACGCCGGCCTCGACCGGCCGCTGCCCGGCCAGGCCCACCACACGATCCACTTCGGCCGCGCCTGGCACGCCGCGTTCGACGCGCTCGACCGCGGGCTGCCGCAGCCGGACCCCAGCCTGCTCGTCACCCACCCGGCCTGCGACGCCGACGCGGCGCCCGCCGGGCAGGCCGTGCTCAGCGTGCTCGAGCCCGCGCCCAACCTGCTGCGCGCCGACTGGTCCCGGCTCCGGCCGTACCTGGAGGAGCGGCTGCTCGCGCGCCTGGCCGGGCTCGGCTACCCGGACCTGTCCGCCCGTCCCCGGCTCGTGCTCGACCCGCCGGCCTGGCGGCGGCGCGGCCACAGCGCGGGCACGCCGTTCGCGCTCGACCAGCGGTTCACCCAGACCGCCTGGTTCCGTCCCGCCTCGGTGGCCCGCCGCGTCCCCGGCCTGCACCTGGCGGGCATGTACACCGCGCCCGGCATCGGCGTGCCGCCCGTGCTCATCTCCGGCCGCCTCGCCGCCGAGCGCGTGCTGCGCGAACGCCGCTGA
- a CDS encoding glycoside hydrolase family 13 protein: MSETWWRGAAIYQVYLRSFADGNGDGVGDLAGLRSRLPYLTELGVDAVWITPWYPSPLADGGYDVADYRDIDPAFGTLAEAERFIAEAHEAGIRVIIDVVPNHSSTESEWFRQALAAGPGSPERARFWFRDEPGEWESIFGGPAWTQVPDGQWYLHLFAPEQPDLNWTNPEVHAEFHDVLRFWFDRGVDGIRIDSAALLAKPADLRGEYADLDEVHEIYRSWRRISDEYGGRVLIGEVWLPDQERLARYLRPDELHTAFNFDFLACPWDPARLRAVIERTLATHTPLGAPPTWVLSNHDVARVVTRYGRADTSWDHANRRDGAPSDLELGYRRARAAALLAMALPGSVYIYQGEELGLPEVDDIPGELRQDPIWRRSGYTVPGRDGCRVPLPWSGEEPPFGFGAGRPWLPQPEDWRKLTVEAQTGDLGSMLTLYRNALRIRRRLLGDGTLTWLDLGPEVLAFTRDSGLTCVVNLSPAPIAPPPHREVLLASGPLEDGLLPADTAAWLT, from the coding sequence ATGTCCGAAACGTGGTGGCGGGGAGCCGCGATCTACCAGGTCTACCTGCGCAGTTTCGCCGACGGCAACGGCGACGGCGTCGGCGACCTGGCCGGGCTGCGCTCCCGCCTGCCGTACCTGACCGAGCTCGGCGTGGACGCCGTGTGGATCACCCCCTGGTACCCCTCGCCGCTCGCCGACGGCGGCTACGACGTGGCCGACTACCGGGACATCGACCCGGCCTTCGGCACGCTCGCCGAGGCCGAGCGCTTCATCGCCGAGGCCCACGAGGCGGGCATCCGGGTGATCATCGACGTGGTGCCGAACCACAGCTCGACCGAGAGCGAATGGTTCAGGCAGGCGCTCGCCGCCGGTCCCGGCTCCCCCGAGCGCGCCCGGTTCTGGTTCCGCGACGAGCCCGGCGAGTGGGAGTCGATCTTCGGCGGGCCGGCCTGGACCCAGGTGCCCGACGGGCAGTGGTACCTGCACCTGTTCGCCCCGGAGCAGCCCGACCTCAACTGGACCAACCCCGAGGTGCACGCCGAGTTCCACGACGTGCTGCGGTTCTGGTTCGACCGCGGCGTCGACGGCATCCGCATCGACTCGGCCGCGCTGCTCGCCAAGCCCGCCGACCTGCGCGGCGAGTACGCCGACCTCGACGAGGTGCACGAGATCTACCGGAGCTGGCGGCGGATCAGCGACGAGTACGGCGGGCGGGTGCTCATCGGCGAGGTGTGGCTGCCCGACCAGGAGCGGCTCGCCCGCTACCTGCGGCCCGACGAGCTGCACACCGCGTTCAACTTCGACTTCCTCGCCTGCCCGTGGGACCCGGCCCGGCTGCGCGCGGTGATCGAGCGCACCCTCGCCACCCACACCCCGCTGGGCGCCCCGCCGACCTGGGTGCTGTCCAACCACGACGTGGCCCGCGTGGTCACCCGGTACGGCCGGGCCGACACCTCCTGGGACCACGCGAACCGGCGGGACGGCGCGCCGAGCGACCTCGAGCTCGGCTACCGGCGGGCCCGCGCGGCCGCGCTGCTCGCCATGGCGCTGCCCGGCAGCGTGTACATCTACCAGGGCGAGGAGCTCGGCCTGCCGGAGGTGGACGACATCCCCGGCGAGCTGCGCCAGGACCCGATCTGGCGGCGGTCCGGGTACACCGTGCCCGGCCGGGACGGCTGCCGGGTGCCGCTGCCGTGGTCCGGGGAGGAGCCGCCGTTCGGGTTCGGCGCCGGGCGGCCGTGGCTGCCGCAGCCGGAGGACTGGCGCAAGCTCACCGTGGAGGCGCAGACCGGCGACCTGGGCTCGATGCTCACCCTGTACCGGAACGCGCTGCGCATCCGGCGGCGGCTGCTCGGCGACGGCACGCTCACCTGGCTCGACCTCGGCCCCGAGGTGCTCGCGTTCACCCGCGACTCCGGCCTGACCTGCGTGGTCAACCTCTCCCCCGCCCCGATCGCGCCGCCGCCGCACCGGGAGGTCCTGCTCGCCAGCGGCCCGCTCGAGGACGGCCTGCTGCCGGCCGACACCGCGGCCTGGCTCACCTGA
- a CDS encoding ABC transporter substrate-binding protein, whose protein sequence is MRLSLKAKLLSAALVSTLALTACSGGGGGGTGDGGGGGDGPVKITVWSWDGTVEKAVPGFEAANPNIKVEVVNAGSSQDEYQALDNAIQAGSGVPDLVMFEYFAVPYFAIPGKLADLGQFGAERFANDYVKAAWEHVTVGGKVYALPSDYGPSAMFYNAATFKKAGIEEPPATWDEYYEAAKKIRALGDGYYIAQDTGDPFFLLSLIWQAGGRPYQVDGTKVRIDFTDEGSKRAIAFWQRMLDEGLVNTKIRGWSDEWNRALNDGTLASQIMGGWLTATLPERAPKAAGDFRVALMPQWSEGEKVGSENGGSAFGIPEAAQHKEAAFKFLEYFTHGEGVAARVEAGAFVPNLSVLQSEEFRGKANEYFGGQQTGAVLAEASEIVGTGWQYPPFFEWARTIYEDIATPYYTSGRGSLAEILEQWRQRSAQYGNEQGFEVS, encoded by the coding sequence GTGCGGCTCTCGCTGAAGGCGAAACTCCTGTCCGCGGCTCTCGTGTCGACGCTCGCGCTCACCGCCTGCTCGGGTGGCGGCGGTGGTGGTACCGGCGACGGCGGCGGTGGCGGCGACGGCCCGGTGAAGATCACGGTGTGGAGCTGGGACGGCACCGTCGAGAAGGCCGTGCCCGGGTTCGAGGCCGCCAACCCGAACATCAAGGTCGAGGTCGTCAACGCGGGCTCGTCCCAGGACGAGTACCAGGCGCTCGACAACGCCATCCAGGCCGGCTCCGGCGTCCCCGACCTGGTGATGTTCGAGTACTTCGCCGTGCCGTACTTCGCCATCCCCGGCAAGCTGGCCGACCTCGGGCAGTTCGGCGCCGAGCGGTTCGCGAACGACTACGTCAAGGCCGCGTGGGAGCACGTGACGGTGGGCGGCAAGGTGTACGCGCTGCCGTCCGACTACGGGCCCTCGGCCATGTTCTACAACGCGGCGACGTTCAAGAAGGCCGGCATCGAGGAGCCGCCGGCCACGTGGGACGAGTACTACGAGGCGGCGAAGAAGATCCGCGCGCTCGGCGACGGCTACTACATCGCCCAGGACACCGGCGACCCGTTCTTCCTGCTCTCGCTGATCTGGCAGGCCGGCGGCCGGCCGTACCAGGTGGACGGCACCAAGGTGCGGATCGACTTCACCGACGAGGGCTCGAAGCGGGCGATCGCCTTCTGGCAGAGGATGCTCGACGAGGGCCTGGTCAACACCAAGATCCGCGGCTGGTCCGACGAGTGGAACCGGGCGCTCAACGACGGCACGCTCGCCAGCCAGATCATGGGCGGCTGGCTCACCGCGACCCTGCCGGAGCGGGCGCCGAAGGCCGCCGGTGACTTCCGGGTCGCCCTCATGCCGCAGTGGAGCGAGGGCGAGAAGGTCGGGTCGGAGAACGGCGGCAGCGCGTTCGGCATCCCGGAGGCGGCGCAGCACAAGGAGGCCGCGTTCAAGTTCCTCGAGTACTTCACGCACGGCGAGGGCGTGGCGGCCCGGGTCGAGGCGGGCGCGTTCGTGCCGAACCTCTCGGTGCTGCAGAGCGAGGAGTTCCGCGGCAAGGCCAACGAGTACTTCGGCGGCCAGCAGACCGGCGCGGTGCTCGCCGAGGCCTCGGAGATCGTCGGGACCGGCTGGCAGTACCCGCCGTTCTTCGAGTGGGCGCGCACCATCTACGAGGACATCGCGACCCCCTACTACACCTCGGGCAGGGGATCCCTCGCCGAGATCCTCGAGCAGTGGCGGCAGCGCTCCGCCCAGTACGGCAACGAGCAGGGCTTCGAGGTGAGCTAG
- a CDS encoding carbohydrate ABC transporter permease, whose amino-acid sequence MPNLTLDRPAAPVRGDGPARRPRRRVEPRTRAIISPLALTTPWGRFAYWTVLVAVVVVFTLVFVFPLYWMATGAMKTGEEIARMPPTLLPAEPSLDAFLEAWELFDIGLLLWNTSFYAVGGWLFVMAVDVSAAYALSRLRPIFGNVILGGMLATLMIPPMVVLIPLYLTIVDVPILGWHLLNTPWALWFPAAANGFNILLLKRFFDSIPRELLEAASLDGAGPVRILWSVVIPVSRPILGVVSIFTIVNVYRDFVLPLLVLPDSEKMTISVGLSQTAGAVGQNAILAGLTIASIPSIIVFFLFQRHIMAGLTAGGLKG is encoded by the coding sequence ATGCCGAACCTCACCCTGGACCGGCCGGCCGCCCCAGTGCGGGGAGACGGGCCCGCCCGCCGCCCGCGCCGCCGGGTCGAGCCGCGGACGCGTGCGATCATCTCGCCGCTGGCGCTCACCACGCCGTGGGGCCGGTTCGCCTACTGGACCGTGCTCGTCGCCGTGGTCGTGGTCTTCACGCTCGTCTTCGTGTTCCCGCTGTACTGGATGGCGACGGGCGCGATGAAGACGGGCGAGGAGATCGCCCGCATGCCGCCGACGCTGCTCCCGGCCGAGCCGTCGCTCGACGCCTTCCTCGAGGCGTGGGAGCTGTTCGACATCGGGCTGCTGCTGTGGAACACCTCCTTCTACGCGGTGGGCGGCTGGCTGTTCGTCATGGCGGTGGACGTGTCCGCGGCGTACGCCCTGTCGAGGCTGCGGCCGATCTTCGGGAACGTGATCCTCGGCGGCATGCTCGCCACGCTGATGATCCCGCCGATGGTCGTGCTCATCCCGCTCTACCTGACCATCGTCGACGTGCCGATCCTCGGCTGGCACCTGCTCAACACGCCGTGGGCGCTGTGGTTCCCGGCCGCGGCGAACGGGTTCAACATCCTGCTGCTCAAGCGGTTCTTCGACTCGATCCCGCGGGAGCTGCTCGAGGCCGCGTCGCTCGACGGCGCCGGGCCGGTGCGCATCCTGTGGTCGGTGGTGATCCCGGTCTCCCGGCCGATCCTCGGCGTGGTCTCGATCTTCACCATCGTCAACGTCTACCGGGACTTCGTGCTGCCGCTGCTCGTGCTGCCGGACAGCGAGAAGATGACGATCAGCGTCGGCCTGTCGCAGACCGCCGGCGCGGTGGGCCAGAACGCGATCCTCGCCGGCCTGACGATCGCGAGCATCCCGTCGATCATCGTCTTCTTCCTGTTCCAGCGGCACATCATGGCCGGACTCACCGCGGGCGGCCTCAAGGGCTGA
- a CDS encoding LacI family DNA-binding transcriptional regulator, producing the protein MPRRGRSERVTLADVARLAGVSPTTASKVLNGRSDVGARTRERVLAVMAELGYRPTTARHTRPRERAILTVLDFVESRYAGTVLQGILLAANAAQAELLLRLPPEDPASTSRTAARAWLEERQESGVVGMIVLAAAVPDPVLLAAEDLGLPVVAIDPIDTTESRVVSIGSTNWAGGRSATEHLIKLGHRRIAWIGGPLGSAPSVERFHGYQAALDSAGITPDRALVRHEAFSFEAGFRHALDLLSLDDRPTGIVAGNDEIALGVLAAAGRLGIAVPRELSVTGFDDTPQTEWTTPRLTSVRQPLAGMGRMAVETVLAMADGVQPASRHLQLATTLSVRDSTGPAPAS; encoded by the coding sequence ATGCCACGGCGAGGTCGTTCCGAGCGGGTCACCCTGGCGGACGTCGCCCGGCTGGCCGGGGTGTCGCCCACGACCGCCTCCAAGGTGCTCAACGGGCGCAGCGACGTGGGGGCGCGCACCCGCGAGCGCGTCCTTGCGGTCATGGCCGAGCTCGGCTACCGCCCGACGACGGCGCGGCACACCCGTCCCCGGGAGCGCGCGATCCTCACCGTGCTCGACTTCGTCGAGTCACGCTACGCCGGGACCGTGCTCCAGGGCATCCTCCTCGCCGCGAACGCCGCCCAGGCCGAGCTGCTGCTGCGCCTGCCGCCCGAGGATCCCGCGAGCACGAGCCGTACCGCGGCGCGGGCCTGGCTGGAGGAGCGGCAGGAGTCCGGCGTGGTCGGCATGATCGTGCTCGCCGCGGCCGTACCCGACCCGGTGCTGCTCGCCGCCGAGGACCTCGGGCTGCCGGTCGTGGCGATCGATCCGATCGACACCACCGAGTCCCGGGTGGTGAGCATCGGCTCCACCAACTGGGCGGGCGGCCGCTCGGCGACCGAGCACCTCATCAAGCTCGGCCACCGCAGGATCGCCTGGATCGGCGGGCCGCTCGGCTCGGCCCCCTCGGTCGAGCGCTTCCACGGCTACCAGGCCGCGCTCGACTCGGCCGGTATCACGCCGGACCGCGCGCTCGTCCGCCACGAGGCGTTCTCCTTCGAGGCGGGCTTCCGGCACGCCCTCGACCTGCTCTCCCTCGACGACCGGCCGACCGGGATCGTCGCGGGCAACGACGAGATCGCCCTCGGCGTGCTCGCCGCGGCCGGGCGGCTCGGCATCGCCGTACCGCGCGAGCTGTCGGTCACCGGGTTCGACGACACGCCGCAGACCGAGTGGACCACGCCCCGGCTCACCTCGGTACGGCAGCCGCTCGCCGGGATGGGCCGGATGGCGGTGGAGACCGTGCTCGCCATGGCGGACGGCGTGCAGCCCGCGTCCCGGCACCTGCAGCTCGCGACCACGCTCAGCGTCCGCGACTCGACCGGCCCCGCCCCGGCGTCCTGA
- a CDS encoding extracellular solute-binding protein yields the protein MSTAGCGGGDPAETAGSGQVHITVACQPAKTAPENRKAWDDDVAEFQKANPGVIVRSTDQQPCFDPKTFGPKLAGGQMETVFMVPVTNYDEVIGKRQALDITPYLDEIKNWKDLREDVKELVTRDGRVYGVPNVHYSVGLVYNRRLFTQAGLDPDAPPKTWAEVREAAKRIAALGPDHVGFGEYSGGNTGGWHFTMHVYARGGEMVTPDGKKAAFNSPIGKEVLQYLHDMRWVDDSMGAKLYNGWESLMMAMGGGKVGMMLGAPDVITDVVQKFDGDYADYGITGIPEAKAALSGGEAYFINPKATPEQARAGMKWIDFQFNTVGKGRFDFARGKAIGNPVGIPDNDVYGDSPTGKAIQQARRENAVLPVENYRPYVEASASIPPKMEPPKAQELYAVLDVAMSAVLSRRDADIDRLLADAEAKANTILASNG from the coding sequence GTGAGCACGGCGGGGTGCGGCGGCGGCGACCCCGCGGAGACCGCCGGGAGCGGGCAGGTCCACATCACCGTGGCCTGCCAACCCGCGAAGACCGCCCCGGAGAACCGCAAGGCGTGGGACGACGACGTCGCCGAGTTCCAGAAGGCGAACCCGGGCGTGATCGTCAGGAGCACCGACCAGCAGCCCTGCTTCGACCCCAAGACCTTCGGGCCCAAGCTCGCGGGCGGCCAGATGGAGACCGTGTTCATGGTCCCCGTCACCAACTACGACGAGGTGATCGGCAAGCGGCAGGCCCTCGACATCACCCCGTACCTCGACGAGATCAAGAACTGGAAGGACCTGCGCGAGGACGTCAAGGAGCTGGTCACCCGGGACGGCCGGGTGTACGGCGTGCCGAACGTGCACTACAGCGTCGGCCTGGTCTACAACCGCAGGCTGTTCACACAGGCCGGCCTCGACCCGGACGCCCCGCCGAAGACCTGGGCCGAGGTCCGCGAGGCGGCCAAGAGGATCGCCGCGCTCGGCCCGGACCACGTCGGCTTCGGCGAGTACTCCGGCGGCAACACCGGCGGCTGGCACTTCACCATGCACGTGTACGCCCGGGGCGGCGAGATGGTCACCCCCGACGGCAAGAAGGCCGCGTTCAACTCCCCCATCGGCAAGGAGGTCCTGCAGTACCTCCACGACATGCGCTGGGTGGACGACAGCATGGGCGCCAAGCTGTACAACGGCTGGGAGTCGCTCATGATGGCGATGGGCGGCGGCAAGGTCGGGATGATGCTCGGCGCGCCCGACGTGATCACCGACGTGGTGCAGAAGTTCGACGGCGACTACGCCGACTACGGCATCACCGGCATTCCCGAGGCGAAGGCCGCGCTGAGCGGCGGCGAGGCGTACTTCATCAACCCCAAGGCCACGCCCGAGCAGGCCCGGGCCGGCATGAAGTGGATCGACTTCCAGTTCAACACCGTCGGCAAGGGCCGCTTCGACTTCGCCCGCGGCAAGGCGATCGGCAACCCGGTCGGCATCCCGGACAACGACGTGTACGGCGACTCGCCCACCGGCAAGGCGATCCAGCAGGCCCGCCGGGAGAACGCGGTGCTGCCGGTGGAGAACTACCGGCCGTACGTGGAGGCCTCGGCCTCGATCCCGCCGAAGATGGAGCCGCCGAAGGCGCAGGAGCTGTACGCCGTGCTCGACGTGGCCATGTCCGCCGTGCTGAGCCGCCGCGACGCCGACATCGACAGGCTGCTCGCCGACGCCGAGGCGAAGGCGAACACGATCCTCGCGAGCAATGGCTGA
- a CDS encoding carbohydrate ABC transporter permease: protein MDLASRIGTSAPTDEHTAGATRDPTPNRRRRSWAGYAFIAPFGTLFALVFIVPILYAAYLSLFQQRLLGGDTFVGLANYTKLLQDPQFWDGVGRVVWFTLIQVPIMLLFAMAVALALDSLRVHGAKFMRVTIFLPYAVPAIVSTLMWGFMLGVKYGLFGSLNRALGTSIDPFTPDTTLISIGVMVTWAFTGFNMLIFYSALKAVPRELYEAAAIDGANEFQIIRWIKLPALRGTLVVTIIFSIIGTFQMFNEPQILQSMVANSGITTHYTPNLYAYHLAFTGSQQGYAAALALVMAVITIAIAYAVQIRGLRNALDR from the coding sequence ATGGACCTGGCAAGCCGGATCGGCACGAGCGCCCCCACGGACGAGCACACGGCGGGCGCGACCCGGGACCCGACACCGAACCGGCGGCGGCGATCGTGGGCCGGGTACGCGTTCATCGCCCCGTTCGGGACGCTGTTCGCGCTCGTGTTCATCGTCCCGATCCTGTACGCCGCCTACCTCAGCCTGTTCCAGCAGCGGCTGCTCGGCGGCGACACCTTCGTCGGCCTCGCCAACTACACCAAGCTGCTGCAGGACCCGCAGTTCTGGGACGGGGTGGGGCGCGTCGTGTGGTTCACCCTGATCCAGGTGCCGATCATGCTGCTGTTCGCCATGGCGGTCGCGCTCGCGCTCGACTCCCTGCGCGTCCACGGCGCCAAGTTCATGCGGGTGACGATCTTCCTGCCCTACGCGGTGCCGGCGATCGTGTCCACCCTCATGTGGGGCTTCATGCTCGGCGTCAAGTACGGCCTGTTCGGCAGCCTCAACCGGGCGCTGGGCACGAGCATCGACCCGTTCACCCCGGACACCACGCTCATCTCCATCGGCGTGATGGTGACCTGGGCGTTCACCGGGTTCAACATGCTCATCTTCTACTCGGCGCTCAAGGCCGTCCCGCGCGAGCTGTACGAGGCGGCCGCGATCGACGGGGCGAACGAGTTCCAGATCATCCGCTGGATCAAGCTGCCCGCGCTGCGCGGCACGCTCGTCGTCACGATCATCTTCTCGATCATCGGCACCTTCCAGATGTTCAACGAGCCGCAGATCCTGCAGTCGATGGTCGCGAACAGCGGCATCACCACCCACTACACGCCGAACCTGTACGCGTACCACCTGGCGTTCACCGGGTCCCAGCAGGGCTACGCGGCCGCGCTCGCGCTCGTGATGGCCGTGATCACGATCGCCATCGCCTACGCCGTCCAGATCAGAGGGTTGAGGAATGCACTCGATCGGTAG
- a CDS encoding carbohydrate ABC transporter permease, with translation MHSIGSLRAGSGTAAAPARRTGRGPRLHTVGNPRKSVTLTVLTGLFTLYCLLPLAWLVINSTKTQADFVSTFGLAPGGRFALWDNIVEVFTYQDGVYSRWLSNTVLYVVVGATVSTFLAALGGYALAKLDFRGKRVFLFVILGSISVPGIALAIPQFLLFAKLGLTNTPWAILIPSFLNPFGLYLMWVFAAEAVPTGLLEAAKIDGAGEFRTFFRIALPLLAPASVTVLLFSFVSIWNNYFLPLIMLKDPAWYPLTVGINQWNKLGSQAGAGALIQNLVITSSLLTIIPLIIAFLSLQRYWRAGLSLGAVKG, from the coding sequence ATGCACTCGATCGGTAGCCTGCGCGCCGGGTCCGGCACGGCCGCCGCGCCGGCCCGCCGTACCGGCCGCGGCCCGCGGCTGCACACGGTGGGCAACCCGCGCAAGAGCGTCACCCTCACCGTGCTGACCGGCCTGTTCACCCTGTACTGCCTGCTGCCGCTGGCCTGGCTGGTGATCAACTCCACCAAGACGCAGGCCGACTTCGTGTCGACGTTCGGGCTCGCCCCCGGCGGCAGGTTCGCGCTGTGGGACAACATCGTCGAGGTGTTCACCTACCAGGACGGCGTCTACTCCCGGTGGCTGTCGAACACCGTGCTCTACGTCGTCGTGGGCGCCACCGTGTCGACGTTCCTCGCCGCCCTGGGCGGGTACGCGCTGGCCAAGCTCGACTTCCGCGGCAAGCGGGTCTTCCTGTTCGTCATCCTCGGCTCGATCTCGGTCCCCGGCATCGCCCTGGCGATCCCGCAGTTCCTGCTGTTCGCCAAGCTCGGCCTCACCAACACCCCGTGGGCGATCCTCATCCCGTCCTTCCTCAACCCGTTCGGGCTGTACCTGATGTGGGTGTTCGCCGCCGAGGCCGTGCCGACCGGGCTGCTCGAGGCGGCGAAGATCGACGGCGCCGGGGAGTTCCGCACCTTCTTCCGGATCGCGCTCCCGCTGCTCGCCCCGGCGAGCGTGACGGTGCTGCTGTTCTCCTTCGTGTCGATCTGGAACAACTACTTCCTGCCGCTGATCATGCTCAAGGACCCCGCCTGGTACCCGCTGACCGTCGGCATCAACCAGTGGAACAAGCTCGGGTCGCAGGCCGGGGCCGGGGCGCTCATCCAGAATCTCGTGATCACGTCCTCGCTGCTGACGATCATCCCGCTGATCATCGCGTTCCTCAGCCTGCAGCGCTACTGGCGGGCGGGCCTGTCGCTCGGCGCCGTCAAGGGCTAG
- a CDS encoding carbohydrate ABC transporter permease, with protein sequence MAEPTVATGIATTGPGRHAPAGPGPRPRWRLGPYREGPSRPGRTRLGQAVRRNLTAYGFMCGALFCFTLFAWYPMVREFVLAFQSTNLIDPPEWVGLENFRTVIRDPAFGQAWWNTIAFTLLALLCGYAVPFAVALLLNELRHARAYLRFVVYLPVMLPPIVSVLLFRWLLDPGPGLFNQILAFLHLPPLAWLDSSDTALISLVLVSTWMNMGTATLIYLAALQNIPSELYEAAELDGAGVLAKIRHVTIPQTRLILLLMLMLQIVATMQVFIEPYMLTGGGPENATVTVAYLMYQYAFVYGGNYGAGGALGMMLMIVLLVFAAVQLRLTRDNTR encoded by the coding sequence ATGGCTGAGCCGACCGTGGCGACCGGGATCGCGACGACGGGCCCCGGCCGGCACGCGCCGGCGGGGCCCGGCCCGCGGCCACGGTGGCGGCTCGGGCCGTACCGCGAGGGCCCGTCCCGGCCGGGCCGTACCCGGCTCGGCCAGGCGGTGCGGCGCAACCTCACCGCCTACGGGTTCATGTGCGGCGCGCTGTTCTGCTTCACGCTGTTCGCCTGGTACCCGATGGTGCGGGAGTTCGTCCTCGCCTTCCAGAGCACCAACCTCATCGACCCGCCGGAGTGGGTGGGCCTGGAGAACTTCCGCACCGTGATCCGGGACCCGGCGTTCGGCCAGGCCTGGTGGAACACGATCGCGTTCACCCTGCTCGCCCTGCTGTGCGGCTACGCCGTGCCGTTCGCGGTCGCGCTGCTGCTCAACGAGCTGCGGCACGCCCGGGCGTATCTGCGGTTCGTGGTCTACCTGCCGGTGATGCTGCCGCCGATCGTCAGCGTGCTGCTGTTCCGCTGGCTGCTCGACCCGGGGCCGGGCCTGTTCAACCAGATCCTGGCGTTCCTCCACCTGCCGCCGCTCGCCTGGCTCGACTCGTCGGACACCGCGCTGATCTCGCTGGTGCTGGTGTCCACCTGGATGAACATGGGCACCGCCACGCTCATCTACCTGGCGGCGCTGCAGAACATCCCGTCCGAGCTGTACGAGGCGGCCGAGCTCGACGGCGCGGGCGTGCTCGCCAAGATCCGGCACGTCACGATCCCGCAGACCCGGCTGATCCTGCTGCTGATGCTCATGCTCCAGATCGTGGCGACGATGCAGGTGTTCATCGAGCCGTACATGCTCACCGGCGGCGGCCCGGAGAACGCCACCGTCACCGTCGCCTACCTGATGTACCAGTACGCCTTCGTGTACGGCGGCAACTACGGCGCGGGCGGCGCCCTCGGCATGATGCTCATGATCGTGTTGCTCGTCTTCGCCGCCGTCCAGCTCCGGCTCACCCGCGACAACACGCGCTGA